The Lathamus discolor isolate bLatDis1 chromosome 22, bLatDis1.hap1, whole genome shotgun sequence genomic sequence CCTCCCCCAGCGGCTGCTGTGGGGcatctgtggggctgggggggcgCTGGGCGGGGGCTGGGGGGGTTGTGGGGCAGCAGGAGCGCTGGGGGTGCTCTATGGGTGTTATGGGGctggggggtctatgggggggctctatgggtgttatggggctggggggtctatgggggggctctatgggtgttatggggctgggggtctatgggggggctctatgggtgttACGGGGctggggggtctatgggggggctctatgggtgttatggggctggggggtctatgggggggctctatgggtgttACGGGGctggggggtctatgggggggctctatgggtgttATGGGGCTgcggggtctatgggggggctctatgggtgttACGGGGctggggggtctatgggggggctctatgggtgtcAGGGACCCGGGGGGGTCCCGGCCCCCCCATTGCAGCCGCAGCCGGGGGGGGTGCCCAGAGCCAGAGGCCAGATCCGGGGGGGCACCGAGCTCTGGGGctgggggccggggggggctcTGGAACAGGGGATTGGTGTGGAAATGGGGCTCCTCCTCCTCGTCTTCATCCTCGTCCTCCTCGGAGCCGCTGTCGGTGCCTTCATCGCCATCATCCTCCTCGGCACTGCCATCGGGCTCCCGGTGCTGGAGCAAGGAGCTGCCACCcgcgggcgcggggccgggggaGAGGCTCCGCTCCATGGGGACGCGGCCGCGGCGCTCCTGGGGGATGCTCCCAGCCGGGGGCTTGGGGAAGAGGCTCTCGGATGTGAACCCGCAGCCCCGGCGCTCGGGAAGGGCGCTCCCATCCACGGGCGGGGGCCCGGGGGAGACGCTCTCATCCGCGGGCACGGGGAAGAGGCTCCGGGACGCGGACCCATGGGCTCGATGCCTGCGGGCGATGTTTCCATCCGTGGGCACGGATGAGATGCTCCCGCCCATGGACACAGGGAAGAGGCTCCGGGATGCGGATCCATGGGCCTGGCGCTCGGGGGAGATGTTCTCATCCACGGGCTTGGGCGAGATCCTGATGTCCGCGGTCGGGGGGGtcacccctgcagcacccaccccTGAGAAGACGATGGCGTCCTGAGCAGCCAGGACCCCGGTGCTGGGGTTACCGGTGCTGCTGGCGCTGGGg encodes the following:
- the LOC136003415 gene encoding uncharacterized protein LOC136003415 yields the protein MGLPGTPSTTSSTTSTSTTSSTTSSSDPSASSTGNPSTGVLAAQDAIVFSGVGAAGVTPPTADIRISPKPVDENISPERQAHGSASRSLFPVSMGGSISSVPTDGNIARRHRAHGSASRSLFPVPADESVSPGPPPVDGSALPERRGCGFTSESLFPKPPAGSIPQERRGRVPMERSLSPGPAPAGGSSLLQHREPDGSAEEDDGDEGTDSGSEEDEDEDEEEEPHFHTNPLFQSPPRPPAPELGAPPDLASGSGHPPRLRLQWGGRDPPGSLTPIEPPHRPPSPVTPIEPPHRPRSPITPIEPPHRPPSPVTPIEPPHRPPSPITPIEPPHRPPSPVTPIEPPHRPPAP